A region of Paenibacillus sp. JNUCC-31 DNA encodes the following proteins:
- a CDS encoding acyltransferase has protein sequence MNKPRIMEWTQLRGLAFLAIVMQHNIAEYIYRPDIQQPDSIMLIMIYHLTRFGTPTFVFLSGVLLFYHHSHTKPDYPRFIRKRFGDIYVPFVVWTFIYWLSVRIFTPEFWLSGTPDFRSLVRELFLPQTGYHLWFVIMVFQFYILFPLFLTGAKFIQRSIGKFSRINPTQSVIVLIVTASALYTLLMKWSYYDMGGWTTALTQPWSSLLEYRSYSWIMYSFYFLLGAVCAWSVDSWRSWTTRVLPWMICMFVGMYIWLGYDVLRGSGDVVNLNISTYLKPTTFLIIMAQLFMFYGLLVLLRDKDRPFQRLLAWIGRYSFGGYLVHALVIYGIAYVTRPLQISGWHLPITLLSFVVTAALSLAISWGLSKLPGSRFTIGLYRKKRIHPGLQESAVALGKRSSPELHPSARSNRSPETS, from the coding sequence GTGAATAAACCGCGAATCATGGAATGGACCCAACTGCGAGGCCTCGCATTTCTCGCCATTGTGATGCAGCATAACATCGCGGAATATATATATCGTCCTGATATTCAACAACCGGATTCCATCATGCTGATCATGATTTATCATCTGACTCGTTTTGGCACGCCAACATTTGTGTTTCTGTCTGGAGTACTCTTGTTCTACCATCACAGCCACACCAAACCGGATTACCCCCGGTTTATTCGTAAACGGTTTGGGGATATCTATGTGCCCTTTGTGGTATGGACGTTCATCTATTGGTTGTCCGTACGGATATTCACCCCCGAGTTCTGGCTTTCGGGTACGCCGGACTTCCGTAGTCTTGTTCGCGAACTGTTCCTGCCACAGACAGGATACCATCTGTGGTTTGTCATTATGGTGTTCCAATTCTATATTTTGTTCCCCCTGTTTCTTACAGGAGCCAAATTCATTCAACGATCTATCGGAAAGTTCAGCCGTATTAATCCCACGCAATCGGTCATTGTGCTGATTGTCACCGCGTCAGCGCTGTACACATTGCTGATGAAGTGGTCCTACTATGATATGGGCGGGTGGACAACAGCCTTAACCCAACCCTGGTCGAGTTTGCTGGAATATCGTTCCTATTCATGGATTATGTACTCGTTCTACTTTTTGCTTGGCGCCGTATGTGCCTGGTCGGTCGATAGCTGGAGGAGCTGGACTACACGTGTGCTGCCCTGGATGATTTGTATGTTCGTTGGAATGTATATCTGGTTAGGTTACGATGTGCTGCGGGGATCAGGAGATGTCGTCAACCTGAATATTTCAACCTATCTGAAACCGACGACATTCTTGATTATTATGGCGCAGCTGTTCATGTTCTATGGACTTCTTGTACTGCTGCGTGACAAAGACAGACCATTTCAACGTCTTCTGGCGTGGATCGGTCGATATTCCTTCGGTGGGTACCTTGTTCATGCACTGGTCATCTATGGAATCGCTTATGTCACCAGACCGCTCCAGATCAGTGGCTGGCATCTGCCCATAACACTACTGTCGTTCGTCGTAACTGCCGCACTGTCTCTTGCCATCAGTTGGGGACTTTCAAAACTTCCCGGGTCCCGCTTCACCATCGGACTGTATCGTAAAAAACGTATTCATCCGGGCCTGCAAGAAAGTGCTGTTGCTCTGGGCAAAAGAAGTTCACCTGAGCTTCATCCATCAGCCCGCTCTAATCGCAGCCCAGAAACCAGTTAG
- a CDS encoding undecaprenyl-diphosphatase, translating into MNQSIFNWINQFADRIPFLDWFMVTSAEYAVWVMIGLLVIVWFLGEPSKQRIVFYACVASIVALSLAKWGISPMVGHPRPFMEGTVNQLVPHVPDPSFPSKHASFVFALAAASFFIGRRFGLWMLLLALLTGVSRVYVGVHYPGDILGGFILGSLVSVILIVTRNYTKSVPDFFINLHRRIFR; encoded by the coding sequence ATGAATCAATCCATATTTAATTGGATCAATCAGTTTGCAGACCGAATTCCGTTCCTGGACTGGTTTATGGTTACATCGGCTGAATATGCCGTCTGGGTTATGATTGGACTGCTTGTCATTGTATGGTTTCTCGGTGAACCTTCCAAGCAACGAATTGTATTTTATGCATGTGTAGCTTCGATTGTAGCGCTTAGTCTGGCCAAATGGGGAATTTCACCTATGGTGGGTCATCCGCGGCCATTTATGGAAGGTACGGTGAATCAACTGGTACCGCATGTACCAGATCCATCTTTCCCAAGCAAACATGCTTCTTTTGTTTTTGCTCTAGCTGCGGCATCTTTCTTCATCGGACGTCGCTTTGGATTATGGATGTTGTTGCTCGCTTTACTGACAGGAGTATCACGTGTATATGTAGGTGTACATTATCCTGGGGATATTCTGGGTGGGTTCATTCTGGGTAGTTTGGTCAGTGTAATCTTGATTGTTACGCGCAATTACACGAAGTCGGTTCCCGATTTTTTCATCAACCTTCATCGTCGGATTTTCCGTTAA
- a CDS encoding sensor histidine kinase gives MKNVPKAISILWMSLLIMLCLPHGIISANAGEVKRPVSITGWEVKWGNANDQGFISEVQGSDEIWEKQSAEKMEYSIIDPPSGSLWTRVTIPEISDDSSAIRFENIKGNHIVIYLEDRKVYENYHYNYDNNAVLLPLSSENSGGALYVWSENEKGRLGIYGTVQVGSYATLQEKYIHNGLLDVILGATFVFTAITMLSCTFFLGKFHKGLWISLCIVMGSIGTMIITYSQFLYTFYQVYGNLYSVLFDLAMLMGMPALCYFFEQIIGPGPYGIFTKLRKFQFIYSIVAVAALFISFISSGQWDIFYSVLVQNVIGFILVVLLSILLIGTITKALQRNREAILLATGFGTFALISVAELLWYYQRNGTYHLIWWKWSMVAFVISLIAILGSRFAEKHTKVLEYSKELELFNNELQRSEKMEIISELAASVAHEVRNPLQVTRGFLQLMTEQEDNKNKGYVRIALEELDRASGIITDFLTFAKPEFDHITSLNIGDEFNHIEGILVPMANLEGGKITTDIPPNLWIRGNSSKFKQAFINIIKNSIEALQGQGQIDIWAYAQDGFVKVHVRDNGEGMDEEALVRLGEPYFSNKIKGTGLGMMVTFRIVEAMHGQISFTSTKGVGTEAVVSFAEFVE, from the coding sequence ATGAAAAATGTGCCCAAAGCTATCAGCATCTTATGGATGAGCCTGTTGATTATGCTCTGCTTGCCGCACGGGATAATCTCAGCAAATGCAGGAGAGGTTAAGAGACCTGTATCCATTACGGGATGGGAAGTAAAATGGGGGAACGCAAACGATCAGGGGTTCATTAGCGAGGTTCAAGGTTCGGACGAGATCTGGGAGAAGCAGAGCGCCGAAAAGATGGAATACAGCATCATTGATCCACCTTCAGGCTCGCTTTGGACTCGTGTGACTATTCCTGAAATAAGCGATGATAGCTCGGCAATTCGCTTTGAGAATATTAAAGGGAATCATATTGTAATCTACCTGGAAGATCGTAAGGTGTATGAGAACTATCATTACAATTATGATAACAATGCTGTATTGCTTCCCTTATCAAGTGAAAATTCTGGTGGAGCACTATATGTCTGGTCCGAGAATGAGAAAGGCAGACTTGGCATCTACGGAACGGTTCAGGTTGGGTCGTATGCTACATTGCAGGAAAAGTACATTCACAATGGATTACTTGATGTGATATTGGGGGCTACCTTTGTATTCACAGCCATTACCATGCTGAGCTGCACATTTTTCCTGGGCAAATTTCATAAAGGATTGTGGATTTCGCTATGCATCGTAATGGGTTCCATTGGAACAATGATCATCACCTATTCGCAATTTTTATACACGTTCTACCAGGTTTACGGTAATCTATACTCCGTATTGTTTGACTTGGCAATGCTGATGGGCATGCCTGCACTCTGTTATTTTTTTGAACAAATTATCGGACCAGGTCCTTATGGCATCTTCACCAAACTGAGAAAATTCCAATTTATCTATTCCATAGTTGCTGTGGCTGCCCTGTTCATCAGTTTTATTTCCAGCGGTCAGTGGGACATATTCTACAGTGTGTTGGTTCAGAACGTGATTGGATTCATTCTCGTAGTCCTTTTGAGTATATTATTGATCGGCACAATCACCAAGGCGTTACAGCGGAACAGGGAAGCCATTTTGCTTGCTACGGGATTCGGCACATTTGCCTTAATCAGTGTTGCTGAACTACTGTGGTATTACCAGCGAAATGGAACCTATCACCTGATCTGGTGGAAATGGTCGATGGTTGCCTTTGTAATTTCTCTTATTGCCATACTGGGAAGTCGATTTGCTGAAAAACATACCAAAGTGCTTGAATATTCCAAAGAATTGGAGTTGTTCAATAATGAATTGCAGCGCTCTGAGAAAATGGAGATTATTAGTGAACTGGCAGCTTCGGTTGCCCATGAAGTTCGTAATCCGCTGCAGGTGACTCGAGGGTTCCTTCAACTCATGACGGAGCAGGAGGACAACAAAAACAAGGGATATGTGCGAATTGCTCTGGAGGAGCTGGATCGGGCTTCTGGCATTATTACCGATTTTCTTACGTTTGCCAAACCCGAGTTTGATCATATTACCTCTCTGAATATCGGGGATGAGTTTAACCATATTGAAGGCATTCTTGTACCAATGGCTAATCTGGAAGGTGGTAAAATTACAACCGATATTCCTCCGAATCTATGGATCAGAGGCAATTCTTCCAAGTTCAAACAGGCTTTTATCAATATAATTAAGAACAGTATTGAAGCTTTGCAGGGACAAGGTCAGATTGATATCTGGGCCTATGCCCAGGATGGGTTCGTCAAAGTGCATGTCAGGGACAATGGGGAAGGCATGGATGAGGAAGCGCTGGTCCGGCTTGGAGAGCCATATTTCTCAAATAAAATTAAGGGAACGGGTCTTGGGATGATGGTCACCTTCCGAATCGTGGAGGCCATGCATGGGCAGATCAGCTTTACAAGCACAAAAGGGGTAGGAACGGAAGCTGTTGTATCTTTTGCCGAGTTCGTCGAATGA
- a CDS encoding methyl-accepting chemotaxis protein: protein MKEPQGSVTGKLRLTIRMKLLTGFLVVVALLAVVSIYALTQIHDMSKKADEIDKMWMPSVSLLGMMNGDISDVERLALAVIVETNQSEITKMNEALEQLQAKIENERKELVPLISGSTEANELYNTFSTNYEAYLAKMPVFIELGRANNFEDASRLHSEAYPLWFTANDAIAQLITMGNTLSDQATNTSVESAEQAFNVILAVTIVAFLVAMFIAFFIASIISNPIKKMNAAAMLIANGDLTSEKIVLKNKDELGTLADSFNIMTGNLRAMIQSVSFTSEQVAASSEELLASAEQNTKASEQISETVEELAVGTSDQVDMVKRSSQAMSEMALGSEQIAELAQSVSVSAVDAANQSAEGNMIIQQAVEQMGSVRNSIASLTELVTGLGERSAEIGTITEVINNIARQTNLLALNAAIEAARAGEHGRGFAVVAGEVRKLAEESSTSAQRITDLVQLIQKDTDHAVQAVKVNSNETEAGIEIVTAAGQAFEQISSAVNKVAGEIQEVSAGSEEMSASTNEVVGYVDQISNIAGEAAGGVHNVSAATQQQLASMEEIASSAGSLSKMAEELQEQINKFRV from the coding sequence ATGAAAGAGCCGCAGGGAAGCGTAACGGGAAAATTGAGATTAACAATTCGGATGAAATTACTGACCGGGTTTCTGGTGGTAGTGGCTTTACTGGCTGTAGTCAGTATTTATGCGTTGACCCAAATTCACGATATGTCCAAAAAGGCCGATGAAATCGACAAGATGTGGATGCCCAGTGTAAGCCTGCTCGGGATGATGAATGGCGACATTTCCGACGTTGAACGGCTTGCTCTTGCCGTAATCGTTGAAACGAATCAGAGTGAAATTACCAAGATGAATGAAGCATTGGAGCAACTTCAAGCCAAGATTGAGAATGAGCGCAAAGAACTGGTCCCACTCATTTCTGGCAGTACCGAAGCAAATGAACTGTACAATACGTTTAGTACGAACTATGAGGCTTATCTGGCGAAAATGCCAGTATTTATTGAATTGGGCAGGGCTAACAACTTTGAGGATGCCAGCAGATTGCATTCAGAGGCCTATCCGCTTTGGTTTACAGCGAATGATGCCATTGCTCAATTGATTACGATGGGAAATACATTGTCGGATCAAGCTACGAATACATCAGTTGAGTCCGCTGAACAAGCATTCAATGTTATATTGGCAGTAACCATTGTTGCTTTCCTGGTTGCCATGTTTATTGCTTTCTTTATTGCGAGCATCATTTCAAATCCAATCAAGAAGATGAATGCAGCAGCCATGCTTATTGCCAATGGTGACTTGACCAGTGAGAAGATTGTTCTCAAGAACAAGGATGAACTGGGAACGCTGGCGGATTCCTTCAATATAATGACTGGCAACCTTCGCGCAATGATTCAATCGGTATCGTTCACATCCGAACAGGTAGCAGCCTCTTCAGAGGAACTCCTTGCGAGTGCAGAGCAGAATACGAAGGCTTCGGAACAGATTTCCGAAACGGTTGAAGAACTGGCCGTAGGTACTTCTGATCAAGTGGACATGGTGAAGCGGTCTTCACAGGCAATGAGTGAGATGGCGCTTGGTTCGGAACAGATCGCCGAGCTTGCCCAAAGTGTATCCGTATCTGCCGTTGATGCAGCGAATCAGTCTGCCGAAGGAAACATGATTATTCAGCAAGCTGTTGAACAGATGGGTTCTGTTCGCAATTCCATTGCATCACTGACAGAACTGGTTACAGGGCTGGGAGAACGTTCTGCAGAGATTGGTACCATTACTGAGGTGATCAACAATATCGCTCGCCAGACCAATCTCCTTGCCCTCAATGCAGCGATTGAAGCGGCACGTGCAGGTGAGCACGGACGTGGTTTCGCGGTTGTAGCCGGAGAAGTGCGAAAGCTGGCAGAGGAGTCTTCTACATCTGCACAACGAATTACGGATCTCGTGCAATTGATTCAGAAGGATACAGACCATGCCGTACAGGCTGTGAAAGTGAACAGCAATGAAACGGAGGCCGGAATTGAGATTGTAACAGCGGCAGGACAAGCCTTTGAGCAGATTTCAAGTGCGGTTAATAAGGTGGCGGGTGAGATTCAGGAAGTATCCGCAGGTTCGGAGGAAATGTCAGCAAGTACGAATGAAGTTGTAGGATATGTGGATCAGATCTCCAATATTGCTGGAGAAGCAGCAGGCGGAGTGCATAATGTATCCGCTGCAACCCAGCAGCAGCTGGCTTCCATGGAAGAGATTGCTTCGTCTGCAGGCTCTTTGTCCAAAATGGCAGAAGAGCTGCAGGAGCAAATCAACAAATTCAGAGTGTAA
- a CDS encoding NHLP leader peptide family RiPP precursor: MMVSEKTLHEDIIEKAWTDEHFRQQLHSNPKQALREAFGIDIPEHIQVRTVEEQQNDYVLVIPPNPSKVNYDVNCGPWRS; encoded by the coding sequence ATGATGGTATCAGAAAAAACGTTGCATGAGGATATTATTGAGAAAGCCTGGACAGATGAGCACTTTAGACAACAGCTGCACTCCAATCCGAAGCAGGCGCTTCGTGAAGCATTTGGCATTGATATTCCTGAACACATTCAAGTTCGTACTGTTGAAGAACAACAGAACGATTATGTTCTCGTGATTCCTCCCAATCCATCCAAAGTGAATTATGACGTGAACTGCGGACCATGGAGAAGTTAA
- a CDS encoding LCP family protein, translating into MLKKWLWGTALTLALAVTGVIVYYGYSIVHFANSISTASGTTSPSDSSSGTDQNAESPSTPLPKWDGKERVNILLLGGDSRGDDAGRSDSVMVASIDPISKKAHLFSVLRDTYVEIPGHGKSRLNAAFSYGGADLTKQTVGNLLGIPIQHYVYTDFTGFMALVDAVGGIDIDVEKDMYYTSKADKHMYDIDLKKGLQHMDGKTALQYVRFRHDATSDFTRTERQRIFMTELAKKMQSTTSLFKIPEILEAIAPYVETDLSPTQMLKLASLGFDINVNEIDKQQIPPNKLLTNELVGSAQVLGVNKPKLHSYIQNLFEEDAKSSEDQSTKIQDLN; encoded by the coding sequence ATGCTTAAGAAATGGTTATGGGGGACCGCCCTGACCCTGGCACTTGCCGTAACGGGTGTCATTGTATACTACGGATATTCGATCGTTCATTTTGCCAATAGCATCTCGACCGCTTCCGGTACGACTTCTCCCTCCGATTCATCTTCAGGGACAGATCAAAACGCAGAATCCCCATCCACACCACTTCCTAAATGGGACGGGAAAGAACGGGTGAACATCCTGCTTCTAGGTGGAGATTCCAGGGGGGATGATGCCGGCCGTTCAGACTCCGTCATGGTCGCTTCCATTGATCCGATCTCCAAGAAAGCCCACCTCTTCTCTGTTCTGCGGGACACCTATGTTGAGATTCCAGGCCATGGAAAGAGCAGACTTAATGCAGCTTTTTCTTATGGGGGTGCTGATCTGACCAAACAAACCGTGGGTAACCTGCTCGGTATTCCCATTCAGCATTACGTCTACACGGACTTCACCGGGTTTATGGCACTGGTTGACGCTGTAGGCGGGATTGACATTGATGTGGAGAAAGACATGTATTACACCAGTAAAGCAGACAAGCATATGTACGATATTGATCTTAAAAAGGGACTGCAGCATATGGACGGAAAAACCGCTCTCCAGTATGTCCGTTTCAGACATGATGCCACCTCCGATTTTACCCGCACAGAGCGGCAGCGGATTTTCATGACTGAACTGGCCAAGAAGATGCAAAGCACAACTTCACTATTCAAAATCCCTGAAATATTGGAAGCCATCGCTCCCTATGTTGAAACAGACCTCAGCCCAACGCAGATGTTAAAATTGGCTTCGCTCGGATTCGATATCAACGTGAATGAAATCGATAAACAACAGATTCCCCCAAACAAGCTGTTAACGAACGAGCTTGTAGGTTCTGCTCAGGTACTTGGTGTAAATAAACCGAAACTCCATAGCTACATTCAGAATTTATTTGAGGAAGATGCGAAATCTTCAGAGGATCAATCGACGAAAATACAAGACTTAAACTAA